The genomic window GAGCCAGAGCACGCTACTTAAACCACTGCGCTACCACAattcacaatgctctagcaagccgcgagaatacttgatgatacttgatggtaatagcgtgtcgtttttaattattttgttttaagccttccccaaaccatagccctaatcTTAAACCCCTCGGGAATTAATACCTACATTTAAACCTttcagttgtttctgttttaaccctgtaaccacacggaattaaccctgtaaccacgcagaattcATCCATAATACGTCGAATTTCGAAGGGAAACTATGAGATCTTGTTGAGTTCAATATGTATCAAATAAAGTATATCAGAGTGGATCTCTTGCAACTCTTCAGGATAGAAACCCTTAAGAGATGCAACTTCTACTAATGATAGGGTATGCCTTTAGATTTCATTGAAACAGTAGCAGTACTAGGGAACAATAGTTGGAAGTGGAGGAGTGTTTTGTGACTCAGAGATGAGCTCTTATCTAATAAGAGATAAAGCCATATTTGTTAAGATTAAATCACACCTGAAATCTGTCACTTCTTATCTCAAGTTATCTGACAGGCTGAGAAACAGATAAGGATACTTAAACCTAGTATTCCCTTGCTGCCCTTGTGCTACTGTGACTCCCTAAGGTATAAATACCAGATAATTAGTTGACTGTAAAATAGAGAATAACCTTCGATCTTTGAACTGGCAGATTTAGTGCctctgaaaatgtgtgtgtgtgttttcctcacTGTAAGTTATTCCTTTGTCTGAGTGCAGGACTCAAAGGGTAATGGGAGGGAGTGGGAATCAGCCTCCTGAGGATCCTAGAGCCACAGCCTACatacatagggagagagagagagagagagagagagagagagagagagagagagagagagagagagagagagagagagagagagagagagagagagagagagagagagagagagagagagagagagagagagagagagagagagagagagagagagagagggagagagggagggagggagggagggagggagggagggagggagggagggagggagggagggagggaggagagagggagggagagagggagggagggagggagagtcggGGCCAGAATAAATATTTGGTAGTCTTAGCAGGTTCACGTTAAAAGGCCTGGATGGGCGCtctgcgtacacacacacacacacacacacacactctgaattCACAAGCAGGCCAAGGGAGGCTGTGAAGTTGAATGGCATAGCTCAAAgcctttctcctctccccctcctcctctctgtcctcctctccctctctcttttttccaAACCGCCAAACCgttctccctcctttctccagcTCAGAGGAATTCATTAACTCACTCTCCACAGAGACACTATGGAAATCAGGAGgctacaaagagacagagagagagagagagagagagagagagagagagagagagagagagagagagagagagagagagagagagagagagagagagagagagagagagagagagagagagagagagagagagagagagagattatcttATTAGATGGTGGATGTGTTTTGTTTACTTTCTCTGTCATGAGAGAGGCATTAATTTGAAGTGAtgaactcacacaggagagagagagaaagaaagagagagagagagagagagagagagagagagagagagagagagagagagagagagagagagagagagagagagagagagagagagagagagagagagagagagagagagagagagagagagagatggtgggtgAGAGTATTTAACGTTGCTCTTTTATGGAGCTGGAATGGATTCCCCTGGCTCCACTTACCTTGGCAATGAGGATATAACCACTTACCATGAATGCCATTTAAAATGCCATGGAGTTTAAGcatccatcacacacacatacatgcatacacacacacactgctaccccCAGCACTGCTCGTCATAATGTGTATTTAGAAAACAGCTTTGAGATTCATGAGCCGAGCCCTGGGTGCCAGAGCTGGAATAtaaactttgtgtgtgtgtggcagctaGGGGTTTGCCAGCTCAGAGTGAGCTTTAAACACTGTAATTAAATCATTAGGGTCTTCTCAGTGCTTCACAGCacagggctgagaggagaggggaggagagagagggggagggagaaagagggggagtggagagaggatagaggaggaaaGAGCGAAAGATGGAGAAAGCGggggagaacgagggagagaggagagaagagaggagagaggggagggaagagagagaggaaagctaGCCAGCCCACCATACCCAGCCATCCTCATCAGTTAGTCCAGCATGAAATGATGAATCAGTGTTTAGGAGGATCACTAATTACTAAGCCATCTGATAGAGTCCACATCCAGAGGACTACAGGAGGGGTGTATGAGGGTAGGGGCACAGAATAGGGTGCTAAACCtcattagctgtgtgtgtgtgtgtgtgtgtgtgtgtgtgtgtgtgtgtgtgtgtgtgtgtgtgtgtgtgtgtgtgtgtgtgtgtgtgtgtgtgtgtgtgtgtgtgtgtgtgtgtgtgtgtgtgtgtgtgtgtgtgtgtgtgtgtgtgtgtgtgtgtgtgtgtgtgtgtgtgtgtgaactacaTGTACCTCTTTTTGAATAAAGGGATCAGGATTATTTGACCAATTTTAGTGCAGACGGGTGTTAcgctaaaaataaaaatatgaaacTTTAAAGAGAAAGATTTCACCCTTTCATAGTGTATGTATTTTGGTGTAATTTCATAGCCATGCCCCACTGTCAATTAAATGTTGTTGATGACTGATAATACAGCTGGCAATTGCACTCAAAATTCAGAACATTTcccaaataaataaaacaattttcCCATGTCTAAAACATGAAATACTAAATATTACACGGTTAGGAAAGTTAGGTTTGAAAATCGGACAAGACTAATCTTGTGAAAACTCGTTGATGTATCTCTAACTCATATATTGTTATAAGTTATGTAAACATTCTGCCTAAGTAGATATATTTTCCTATTTAGCCAACTAAAGTCTCTCAACATCTGTTTTCCTTCCCTGGATAGACCTCGTGTCTCATATCAACACAATcttttccctctccctccatctctatctccctctttATCGCCCCTTCTATCTTTAACTTTAATCTTAAAATATGCTTCAGTGACTTCCGTCAATATCCCCCGACATTCCGCGGTATCTGTTGCCGGCCGAGTCGACGCTTCCCTCGGCCATCTGGTGTCCATGCTGTCGCCGATACTCCTCTGGAGCGGTTCTATGTCGCAGTCTCCCAGGACCACTTATATATTTAGACTTAATTATAATGTAGTGAGAACGTATAATGCACCGTAACAGTAGTTAGGAAGAGtttggaaatatatttttttaaatggtctAGGCTCAAACGAATGCAAAAATGCTTttgttataggcctacattatttatttatagtAGGCCTATTTACTATATAATATAAATTCTTAGATAAAtgtattattgttgttattaagCCAATTGTTTGATAATCAGGCCTTCATGCAATAttaatattattgttattattgttgtatatttttttctgtttttgttgttattgtttgttttcattgtttatttgAGCACCCATTCAAAAATGACAGAAAGGTGATTATGAGAAAAgagatctctctctatctcttacacacacacacacacacacacacacacacacacacacacacacacacacacacacacacacgacccagAGAAGGAACCAATGCACTGATCGCTTGCCCGGGGCATAGGAGGGGCTTGGTTGTTAAGTAGCCTGCCAATCATCCCGTCAGCTCTACTAGAGAGAGTCctgccgggagagagagaggcttcacTGGGCGCTCAAGTGCCAAACTCATAACTACCATTGGAGCTTGCTGCGCTGACGGGGAGTgggactgactgtctgtctgtctgtctgtctgtctgtctgactaccCGTGATTTGTGATTTAGACATCCTTATCTTTCTGTGAAACTGGGAATTCCTCCTATTTTCCTTTCCTCCCTTGTGACACGGAATTTACTGCGCCTTTCTCTCCGGATATGTCTTTCTCGCAGCTGGGGTACCCCCAGTTTCTAAGTGGCTCCCAGGAGGTTTATGGGGGCGACCGGGCCGGCTCTGGTCGGGATGGAGGCGCCGAGAGCGGCGTGAATCAGGCAGCTACCGCCGCTGCTGTTAGCTCGATGCTGGGGATGTATGGGAACCCGTGGGCGGCTCAAAACTACAGCGCGTTTCTCCCCTACAGCGGTGCAGACCTCGCCCTCATATCGCAAATGGTAGGAGAGACGGTTTCTTGGAACGTAGAATTGGAACTTTGTTCGAGAGTAGTTGTTTCTCAAATGTTTATTGAATGTGCACGCCAGTTAAGGATTGGAaagtttaatatttaatataatGGGATTGTAACAGGGAAAATGTTTTATATTTTGAGCTCTTTTCAATTTAAAGTTCTGTCATATGTTTTTCGAAACTGAAATTCCGGGTCCTTGAAATAGGGACAAAAATAGTTTATGGGATTTTCTGATTTATTTTTCATGGCACAATACCAAAAGTCTAAATGTGAGTCGTTAAAACAATTCGTTTGCATATTTTCATTGGGTAGCTCATTTCGATAATAAGATAAAAGACTTACAAGAGGCCTATCTCGCGGTTGCATTTCCCCAGTTATATAGTCATTTTTAATTTCCTCAGAAATATTATGATTAGATTTAACAAACAATTAGACATGAGAGAGATTAGCCTATGTGATGGCTTAATTATACATTATTTTCCATATAATTAAAACTCATAATCCATTTGCAATTTTATATAATATTAAGTTTGATTTATATATTCATACTGTCAATTATGTTGAATTGTTTAGGCTAATATGTACAGTTTGGGGAAATGATAAAAATAAGACCTATTGTAGACTATAATACATTTGAGATATCGGTGCTTGTGTGAAAAAGTCAGAAACAAACTCTCCATAACCTAGACAAAAAAACAATAGCCTAATTCTCGTTAACTGGTCGTTAATTATTTTAGGAGATAGCCTACACAGTGTGGAATCACACTGGAAGTGTGACATCATTGTTTGTCAGGACTTGTTAGATTCAGTTTCACCTTTCAAGACAATTTCATACTGGGCGAACTGATATGGGGGGAGTTTTCCGATGTTACCCTACAGTCATTATACACACTTATTTTGCATTGGAAAGTCAATATAGACCTACAAGTTTGATTAAAAACAAATAGGCCCAGAACTATTACATTTTTGGAGAGACAACCATTACATATGATTCTCCCACTCTTTCTATCCCCCAGAACGCTCAGTATGATCTGAAGGACAGCCCCGGAGTTCACCCGGGAGGTCTGGCTGTCCACACTGGCGCGGGGTTCTACCCGTATGGCCAGTACGGCTACGGCGACCCGAACCGAGCCAAGGCCGCTACCAGGGAGACCACCAGCACTCTGAAGGCCTGGCTGCAGGAGCACCAGAAGAACCCGTATCCCACCAAGGGAGAGAAAATCATGCTGGCCATCATCACCAAGATGACACTTACACAGGTAATTAGGGATAAAGGTTTTTACTGCTATGGAGGATGAAATAGGTTTAGGCCAGGAGTATTTCTGCTAGGCCTACATGATTTGGCCGGGAAAACTCCGGGCCCTGTATGCCTACTTTGAATAtgttctgcctgtctgtgtgttttgCCTGTGCTGTTCTCATGTCTGTCAGTTTAATATATACTAATTTGATGAATGCTTAATATTTTGAATAAAGGATCAATAAAGTATATTAATTAATTCCTTCGTCCGCCCAGGTGTCCACGTGGTTCGCCAATGCGCGCAGGCGTCTGAAGAAGGAGAACAAGGTGACGTGGGGCCGCAGCGCGGAGGACCGGGATGGACGGATCTTCAGTAGTGACAATGAGGACGAGCCTGAGAAACACGAGAGCGAGGATGAAGAGGACGAGGAGATCGATTTAGAGAGTATCGACATCGATAAGGTCGAGGAGAACCGCGGAGATcagagggaaagggagggagaggggaagctgACATCGGATTCGAGTAGCTTGGAGAGCCAGAGGAAGCTGTCTGTGGAAGCCCTCAGAGGCATGGAGGGTCCTATTTCTCTCATCAAGGCGCCTGTTGGTGCTTGTAAAAACGCAGTGGATCTTTCCCCCAATGGACCGGGGTGCCAGAGGCCCCCACAGAACAAACCCAAAATCTGGTCTCTGGCGGAGACGGCCACAAGCCCCGACAGTTCACATAAACCTTCCCCGGCTGCCTCAGCTCCTCACGCGGCCACGTCTCCCTCCCACCACCCGGCCCTACTCTCGGGTCATGGAATATACACTTGCCAGATAGGGAAGCAGCTCCACAACTGGGCCAACGCGGCGTTCCTCAGTGCCAACTCTCTGCTGGGCGTCAGGTCGCTTCTCGGCACGGCAAACCCAGCTGGACCCCACATGCCTCTCCATGGCGCGCTGAAGCGTCAGGAAGCAAGGGCGACTCAGGCTTCAGGGGCATCCGCTACAGAGGACGAGAGTGGAGATGAGTCGTCGGAGAGCTTCAGTCCAAAGCAAGATGGTATGTACTGTAGTGTAGCCTAGGCCTGCATATGTTTATGATTATGATTATAGGATCGTTTTCATCTGCTTGGAAATGAATAACAGTCTCATGAATTTGGCCCAGTGTTCTCCTTCAGTTTTACAAATAACCCTTTCCAAATATGGCACACTATTTTGATCTAACACTCGTTTTAATTCATGTTGTATATAATGATATTTCTGAAAACTAACATTTGGCTAAGTAAATCAGCTATAGCCTAAT from Coregonus clupeaformis isolate EN_2021a chromosome 17, ASM2061545v1, whole genome shotgun sequence includes these protein-coding regions:
- the irx1b gene encoding iroquois-class homeodomain protein IRX-1b, with the protein product MSFSQLGYPQFLSGSQEVYGGDRAGSGRDGGAESGVNQAATAAAVSSMLGMYGNPWAAQNYSAFLPYSGADLALISQMNAQYDLKDSPGVHPGGLAVHTGAGFYPYGQYGYGDPNRAKAATRETTSTLKAWLQEHQKNPYPTKGEKIMLAIITKMTLTQVSTWFANARRRLKKENKVTWGRSAEDRDGRIFSSDNEDEPEKHESEDEEDEEIDLESIDIDKVEENRGDQREREGEGKLTSDSSSLESQRKLSVEALRGMEGPISLIKAPVGACKNAVDLSPNGPGCQRPPQNKPKIWSLAETATSPDSSHKPSPAASAPHAATSPSHHPALLSGHGIYTCQIGKQLHNWANAAFLSANSLLGVRSLLGTANPAGPHMPLHGALKRQEARATQASGASATEDESGDESSESFSPKQDDDVNIRRSGSPKSPFQLITDRSHHGTAQRALSTISTI